A window of Streptomyces broussonetiae genomic DNA:
TACGACGGCCTCGACCGGCAGACAGGACAGTTCCGGGTGGCACGCCCGCTCCAGCCGTGCCGCAGGATGAGTTGGAGCGGGGCTGCCGGTCTCCTCGACCTCGGCGCGGCAGGGCACCCCTTTGTCTCGTCGGCGGGGCATCGAGCGTTCAGCGGCGTCCGGTCGCCTTGCGGCGTGCGTCCGGGTCGTCCCGGGCAGACCCGGACGCACGGGCTGTTCTGGCTCCCTTCCGAACCGGGACGGTCCTAGTCCCGAGTACCCGGGGCGAAGGAGGGGACTCGGGTGCTCACTTCAGTCGACACCTTGCGGGTATAGGACCGCGCCGATCCGGTGCTTCACGTCGTGCTGCGGCTCATCTGCGGGCGTGGGAGCTGCGGCGACGAGGTCCTGGGCCAACTCCCTTAGCTTCCTGTTGGTGTACTGGGACTGCCGGCGCAAGACCCGCAGTGCCACATCTGCCGCCACGCCGTACTGGGCCATCAGAATCCCGCGCGCCAGATCGATGTCCTCCTGGCTGCCCCTGGCCTTGCTGATGTCCTCGCTGGCGAGGTCGCGGGCGTGTCGGGCGACGGGTTCGGTGACGTCCAGGACGAAACCGCGCAGTGTCACCACACTGCCGGTGTCGTCCGTACGTCCGTCGGCGACCAGGACAACCGCATGTTCGGCGCCTGTGGTGTCCATGATGCGGTGGTAGCAACCGAACGGCTTGCCGTCCGCCATGACGGCCGCCAGGGCCTTCTCCACTGTTTCGCGGTCGTCTGGATGCTGGTGCTCATGGAAAAGTTCGTTCGTCGGTTCTACCGAGTCCGGTGCGTAGCCGTAGAGGCGGTACATCTCGTCCGACCACCACCAGGAGTTCTCGGCGACTCGATACACGAACACTCCGGTCGGCTCGTCTGCCTCGTTACCGATCGGAATGGAGTCCGCGCTCACGATCCGCTCCTCCCGTCCGAACGGTCTCGCTCCGACATCAGGGGGAACGGACCTCCTCCCCATGCTAAGGGTGAGGGACGTGCGGAGAGGTGACGCCATACGCGTACGGATGAAGGTGCGGATCACTTGCCTCCCTGGGGGGCGTGAACATCCCTGCAACGACCTGCAAGCCCCGGCCACCGGCCGCATCGACGGGACACGGCGCCCTCGCTTTCGGCGGCGTCAATCTCCTGGATGCCCGTGACGCAGACGGCTTCGGCTGGCTGGAGGCCTGCGGGCCTACCAGCACTACCGGGGGTGACCGGCGGCGGGCCTGCTGCGACGCCTGGTGCATGAAGCCGACGGCCGCAGCGCCGCACCGAGCGCCTGCGTGCTGGACACTCAGAGTGTCAAGACCTCCGCCGACGTGCCCGCGGTCGGCCGAAGCATCGACGCAGGCAACAAGATCGCAGGATGCAAGCGCCATATCGGTGTCGACACCCTTGGCCTGCTGCTGGCCGTCCGGGTGACCGCCGCCAGGATCTCCGACAACACCGGCGGCATCCACCCCGTCCGCTCGGCGGCCTGCGGCAGGCAGTCCGTCCACTGGTGATCTTCGCGGAAGGCTGGCCACTCGAAGATCACCACCGGCCCAGCATCCCAAGAGTTGATCGGCTGCCCGACGCTCTCTCAGGTGAGGAACTCGTCGATGGCTGCCGCGATCTCCTCGGCGTGGGTCTCCAGGGCGAAGTGGCCGGTGTCCAGGAGGTTCGTATCGGATGCGGGCCCGGCACCGTTTGATGTGACTGTGCGTCTCAGCCGGCCACTTTGGTGCTCAGCCGAGGGACCGAGCCATTGGGCAGGGATCTGAGCATCGAGGTAAGAGGCAGTTGTCCTGGCCGGGCAAGTTATTACCTGCTTTGGACATCTGGACGGCCGCAGCCCCTCTTGCGGGGCACCTCAAGCGACCGACGAAGAGCGCCGGCACAGCGCTGGAGCGTGCTTCAGGGGCCCGGTCTTCGGGACCGCGCGGGAGAGGGAGCAATCCGGTGACGGCGAGGTGGCGAACGCGCCTACCAGATAAGCCTGCACTGGCTGTTGTCGGCGCCGGCCGGGCCGTCACATCAGTTTCATCAGCACGTCCGCGCGGGCGTAGTAGTCGGCCACCGGGAGGCGGTCGCGGGGGATCCTGACGAATCCGGCGTCCTCGTAGAGGTGGATGGCGGGGCCAAGTTTGCTGTTCGTGCCGAGAAACACCTGGGCCGCACCGAGTACGCGGGCGCGGTCGATCGCCGCGCCGACGAGCCGGCGGCCGATGCCGCGTCCCTGCGCGGCAGGAGCCACCGCCATCTTCGCCAGCTCGAACACCGCGTCTGGGTAGGCCAGGAGCGCCACGCAGCCAACGACAGCGTCGGCCCCCGTGGTACGGGCCAGCAGAACATCGCCGCCCGGGTCCACGATGCGGCCGAACGGGTCCCCGAGGACGGCTCGGTCCGCTTCTTCCAGCGTGAACAAGCCCGATATCCACTCCTCGTTCAACACACGGAACGCGTCGGCGTCAGCCTGGGTGGCGATCGAAGAAACCGCGATCGGCGCAGGGGCGTAGGGCATCTGGTGGGCTTCCTTCCCCGTGGACTTCCCACCAGCCTCCGGCCAGGCTCACCCATACGTCCAATACAAGGATTGCCCATCATCAATAAGCTTGGCCTATGGACCAGCGCATCGAGCTCCGCCATCTGCGGTACTTCCTGGCCGTGGCCGAGGAACTCCACTTCGGCCGTGCCGCCCAGCGACTGCACATCGCTCAGCCGGCCCTGTCCCAGCAGATCAGACAGCTCGAGAAGATCGTCGGCGTCGAGCTGTTCCAGCGGACTTCCCGAAGCGTCCGCCTCACGGACGCGGGAGCATCGTTCCAGCCGCGCGCGAGGGACCTCCTGAGCCGTCTGGCGGCAGACCTCGACGAGGCCGGCCGGGTCGGCCGCGGCGAATCCGGCCGCCTCGATGTCGCCTTCATCACCTCGGCCACCGCGATCGTGAGCGAACGGCTCCGCGCGTTCTCCCGCCACCGTCCAGACGTCCAGGTCAAACTCCATGACGGCTTCACCGTTGATGTGCTGACGGCCCTGGAGCGGGGCACCGCCGATGTCGGGATCGTCCGGGACGCCGAGGAGCGCAGCGGCATCGCCCTTACCCCGTTGGCCACGGAACGCCTTGTCGCCGTAGTTCCGGCCCACCACCCCGCCGCGAGGGGCGACCGTCTAGGAGTCACGGCACTGGCGGCCGATCCACTGATCCTGTTCCCGCGATCAGCAGGACCTCACGCGTTCGACCTGAACACCCAGCCACTGAGAGAGGCCGGCATCGACGTCCAGGTCGCCCAGGAGTGCTCGAACTGGCACACCATCATCATGCTCGTCGCCGCCGGCCTGGGCATCACCATCGCTCCCCACAGCGTCACGACGCTGCTCCCCCCGGGCGCCCGGAGGCTCGAACTCGACGGGTCTCCTCACGTGAGCCGGATCCTGATGGCAACCCGCCAGGGCGACAACCGTCCCCTTGTGCAAGCTTTCATCGCAGCACCCGAGACCATGAAGATTTCCGTCGACGGCCGGTCAGCGAAAGCTCAAAGGATCAGATAAGTGAGCCGGCTGGCCAACAAACTCAGGAGCCGCGGGGCGCGCGGAGGTTACTGCTGGTCGACCATGGCGAACGATGGGTCTGCACGGCGGGCCGGCCGCTGGCGGTGGCCGGCCCGCTGCGGGCGCGGTCGTGCTCATTGAGGGTCGGCTGCCAGTGCGGCGTTTGAGCGTTCGAGCAGCTTCACCGGGCTGGTCGGCCGGCTCTTCGACAGCGTGGCCGAGAGTGGATCGGGGAAGATCTCGTCGTCGCCGGCGGCCACGCCGTCGAGGATCGCATCCGCGACGGCGGATGGTGCGGCTTTGGGGAGGTCCAGGCCCCGGGACGTGTCGGTGTCCACGGGCCGGCCAGCACGGCGTGGACGCGCACGCCCTGAGCGGTGAACTGGAGGCGCAGCGTCTGGGTGAGCGCGAGCGCCGCGGCCTTGGAGGCGGAGTACCCCGCCATCCCCGGCACCGACGCGAGCGCCGCCAATGACGCGACGTTGACCACGGCCCCGCCGGACCGCGTCCGGCCAACCAGCCTGGGGCCTCTACGTCCGCGACGCGGCGTCTGGCCTGCTGCACTGCTCCGGCATCCTGGTGGCCGCGTTCTCCCTCGACGGCGTCAGCGCCCTCACCCACTTCGAGACCACCCTCGCCCCCTTCTTCGGCCTCCCGCGCACCGCGCCCGAACTCCACGGACACGGTGTAATTCGCTGGCGCGGCATCCAACCGCGGCGGATGATCCGCAGGGCCCGGTGCCACCGCGAGCCTTCTCCTCCTGTGGGAGAGGAAGTCGTGATGGCTGTTGCCGAGTCCAAGCCATCGGGGTCCCCGCCTGAAGTCCGGGCCGTGGCCGGAGGGCTGCGTGG
This region includes:
- a CDS encoding PAS and ANTAR domain-containing protein, with protein sequence MSADSIPIGNEADEPTGVFVYRVAENSWWWSDEMYRLYGYAPDSVEPTNELFHEHQHPDDRETVEKALAAVMADGKPFGCYHRIMDTTGAEHAVVLVADGRTDDTGSVVTLRGFVLDVTEPVARHARDLASEDISKARGSQEDIDLARGILMAQYGVAADVALRVLRRQSQYTNRKLRELAQDLVAAAPTPADEPQHDVKHRIGAVLYPQGVD
- a CDS encoding GNAT family N-acetyltransferase, producing MPYAPAPIAVSSIATQADADAFRVLNEEWISGLFTLEEADRAVLGDPFGRIVDPGGDVLLARTTGADAVVGCVALLAYPDAVFELAKMAVAPAAQGRGIGRRLVGAAIDRARVLGAAQVFLGTNSKLGPAIHLYEDAGFVRIPRDRLPVADYYARADVLMKLM
- a CDS encoding LysR family transcriptional regulator; protein product: MDQRIELRHLRYFLAVAEELHFGRAAQRLHIAQPALSQQIRQLEKIVGVELFQRTSRSVRLTDAGASFQPRARDLLSRLAADLDEAGRVGRGESGRLDVAFITSATAIVSERLRAFSRHRPDVQVKLHDGFTVDVLTALERGTADVGIVRDAEERSGIALTPLATERLVAVVPAHHPAARGDRLGVTALAADPLILFPRSAGPHAFDLNTQPLREAGIDVQVAQECSNWHTIIMLVAAGLGITIAPHSVTTLLPPGARRLELDGSPHVSRILMATRQGDNRPLVQAFIAAPETMKISVDGRSAKAQRIR
- a CDS encoding Rossmann-fold NAD(P)-binding domain-containing protein, translating into MDTDTSRGLDLPKAAPSAVADAILDGVAAGDDEIFPDPLSATLSKSRPTSPVKLLERSNAALAADPQ